A genome region from Euphorbia lathyris chromosome 4, ddEupLath1.1, whole genome shotgun sequence includes the following:
- the LOC136228013 gene encoding cationic amino acid transporter 6, chloroplastic-like, producing the protein MENLHVSSFSSFTSYLHALAHTPFRLSRRAFSVSTSYEEMSRLKALSGSEMQKTLRWYDLVGFGIGGMVGAGVFVTTGRASRLYAGPSVVLSYAIAGLCALLSAFCYTEFAVDMPVAGGAFSYLRITFGELAAFLTGANLIMDYVMSNAAVARSFTAYLGAAIGMSTSKWRVVVHSLPNGFNEIDLLALLVVLAVTLVICYSTRESSVVNMVLTALHILFIGFVIVMGFWRGDWKNLSEAADPVKHPSGFFPFGAPGVFNGAAMVYLSYIGYDAVSTLAEEVHNPVKDIPIGVSGSVFLVTILYCLMAASMSMLLPYDLIDAEAPFSGAFKGKGKSEWVSKVIGAGASFGILTSLLVSMLGQARYMCVIGRSKVVPHWFARVHPRTSTPVYASAFLGILTAAIALFTDLNILLNLVSIGTLFVFYMVANAVVYRRYVAIGRSNPWPTLSFLCLFSLTSLIFTLIWHFMAQGNPKAFLLGACTVIAIATIQFFHWTVPQARKPEFWGVPFMPWIPCVSIFLNIFLLGSLDAPSYLRFAFFSVLALLLYLFYSVHASFDAETNASFTPNTNVTVTLKESAAFKV; encoded by the exons CTCCTTTCCGCCTCTCCCGCCGGGCTTTTTCCGTCTCTACTTCTTACGAAGAAATGAGCCGCCTTAAAGCCCTCTCCGGTTCCGAAATGCAGAAAACTCTCCGCTGGTATGACCTCGTTGGCTTCGGCATCGGCGGTATGGTTGGTGCCGGAGTTTTTGTCACCACCGGCCGTGCTAGTCGTCTTTATGCTGGTCCTTCTGTTGTTCTCTCCTACGCCATTGCTGGCCTTTGCGCTCTCCTCTCCGCCTTTTGCTACACCGAATTCGCCGTCGACATGCCTGTTGCCGGTGGCGCTTTTAGTTATCTCCGTATCACCTTCG GAGAGTTGGCTGCTTTTTTAACCGGAGCAAATCTGATAATGGACTATGTGATGTCAAACGCGGCAGTTGCTAGGAGCTTCACCGCGTATTTAGGTGCAGCAATTGGCATGTCCACATCAAAATGGAGGGTTGTGGTCCATTCTCTACCCAATGGCTTTAATGAAATCGATTTGCTTGCTCTTCTTGTCGTTTTGGCCGTTACTCTCGTGATTTGTTACAG CACTCGGGAGAGCTCCGTGGTGAACATGGTGTTGACTGCGTTGCACATTCTGTTCATAGGTTTCGTGATAGTAATGGGATTTTGGAGAGGGGATTGGAAAAACTTGAGTGAAGCCGCTGACCCGGTTAAGCATCCATCTGGATTTTTTCCATTCGGGGCTCCTGGTGTATTCAACGGAGCAGCCATGGTTTACTTGAGTTATATAGGATACGACGCCGTTTCCACCCTCGCTGAAGAAGTCCATAATCCGGTTAAGGATATCCCTATCGGAGTATCCGGTTCTGTTTTTCTTGTTACCATTCTATACTGTTTGATGGCAGCTTCCATGTCCATGCTCCTTCCTTATGACCTG ATCGATGCTGAGGCACCATTTTCAGGCGCATTTAAAGGGAAAGGGAAATCGGAATGGGTATCGAAGGTGATAGGGGCGGGAGCCAGCTTTGGGATTCTAACATCATTATTAGTTTCGATGTTGGGGCAAGCAAGATACATGTGTGTCATCGGACGGTCCAAAGTAGTCCCTCATTGGTTCGCTAGGGTCCATCCAAGGACATCAACGCCTGTATACGCTTCCGCATTTCTGG GTATATTGACAGCAGCAATAGCTCTGTTTACAGACCTAAACATTCTGCTGAACCTTGTGTCAATCGGAACATTGTTCGTGTTCTACATGGTTGCAAATGCAGTAGTCTACAGAAGATATGTAGCAATAGGGAGAAGCAATCCATGGCCTACATTGTCATTCCTCTGCCTATTTTCATTAACTTCACTAATATTCACTCTCATTTGGCATTTCATGGCACAAGGCAATCCAAAAGCCTTTTTGCTCGGAGCTTGCACTGTCATAGCCATTGCAACAATACAATTCTTCCACTGGACGGTTCCACAAGCTAGAAAGCCTGAGTTTTGGGGGGTTCCATTTATGCCATGGATACCTTGTGTTTCCATCTTCTTGAACATTTTTCTTTTGGGATCTCTTGATGCACCTTCCTACTTGCGTTTCGCCTTCTTTTCCGTTCTTGCTCTTCTTCTTTATTTGTTTTACAGTGTTCATGCTAGCTTTGATGCTGAAACTAACGCATCTTTTACTCCAAACACTAATGTTACTGTTACTCTCAAGGAATCAGCTGCTTTCAAAGTGTAa